One Euphorbia lathyris chromosome 1, ddEupLath1.1, whole genome shotgun sequence DNA segment encodes these proteins:
- the LOC136207911 gene encoding calcium/calmodulin-regulated receptor-like kinase 2: MIHETELIIIGVSAGLALGILIASLLFFGIRWYRNRAHLRQCANERSLTTLPIRVNGLETSTDFSASLTNSVTIEETDQPRKSSQFFLWNHHRKDHFTSPSGVLRYSYKDIQKATQNFTTILGQGSFGPVYRAVMPGGVVAVKVLASNSKQGEREFQTEVSLLGRLHHRNLVNLLGYCVDKGQHMLIYEFMSNGSLANLLYNEEEIVLGWKERVQIALDISHGIEYLHEGAVPPVIHRDLKSANILLDQSMRAKVADFGLSKEEVFDGHNSGLKGTYGYIDPVYISTSKFTTKSDIYSFGIIIFELITAIHPQQNLMEYINLAAMSPDGIDEILDTKLAGECSIEEVRELAAIAHRCLLKLQRKRPSIGEVSQAILKIKQKHLVREETMSFGSQDFSRAVSRIEGQQVELSKMASIKEIS, translated from the exons ATGATTCATGAAACTGAATTGATCATTATTGGAGTCTCTGCGGGTTTGGCACTTGGTATCTTGATAGCTTCTCTGTTATTTTTTGGTATAAGGTGGTACAGGAATCGTGCTCATCTCCGACAGTGTGCAAATGAACGTAGTCTTACAACTCTCCCAATACGTGTGAATGGCTTAGAGACCAGCACTGACTTCAGTGCATCTCTTACAAATTCTGTAACTATCGAAGAAACAGATCAACCTCGGAAAAGTTCTCAGTTTTTCTTGTGGAATCATCATCGTAAAGATCATTTTACATCTCCATCGGGCGTACTTAGATATTCCTACAA GGATATTCAGAAAGCTACACAAAACTTCACCACTATACTGGGACAAGGTTCATTTGGTCCAGTTTATAGAGCTGTGATGCCTGGGGGAGTAGTTGCTGTAAAGGTGCTTGCTTCTAATTCAAAGCAGGGGGAGAGAGAGTTTCAAACAGAG GTATCTCTTCTTGGAAGGCTGCATCACCGGAATCTTGTAAATTTGTTAGGATATTGTGTTGACAAAGGACAACACATGTTAATCTATGAGTTCATGAGTAACGGGAGCCTTGCAAACCTTCTATATA ATGAGGAAGAAATTGTTTTGGGTTGGAAAGAAAGGGTTCAAATTGCTTTAGATATATCACATGGAATTGAGTATCTTCATGAAGGG GCTGTCCCACCTGTCATACATCGTGACTTAAAGTCAGCGAATATTTTGTTGGATCAGTCAATGAGAGCCAAG GTTGCTGACTTTGGACTTTCAAAGGAAGAGGTGTTTGACGGTCACAACTCCGGTCTGAAAGGAACTTATGGCTACATAGACCCTGTGTACATATCTACTAGCAAGTTCACCACAAAGAGTGACATATACAGTTTCGGTATTATCATCTTCGAACTCATCACAGCCATTCACCCTCAACAAAATCTAATGGAATACATTAATCTT GCTGCAATGAGTCCAGATGGTATTGATGAAATACTTGATACGAAACTGGCAGGAGAGTGCAGCATAGAAGAAGTGAGGGAACTCGCTGCGATTGCTCACAGATGCTTGCTGAAATTGCAGAGGAAGCGACCTTCAATAGGAGAGGTGTCGCAGGCAATACTGAAGATAAAGCAAAAACACTTAGTTAGGGAAGAGACAATGTCTTTTGGGAGTCAGGATTTTTCAAGAGCTGTAAGCAGGATTGAAGGTCAACAAGTTGAGTTGAGTAAGATGGCCAGCATAAAAGAAATCAGTTGA
- the LOC136207935 gene encoding phosphatidylinositol 4-kinase gamma 7-like, whose translation MHPGLDLSVHRDMTVVKRWPHNGEYYGNKRLERNPSGRRRVFVQTETGFVLAIELDRSDNARTVKRKLQVALHVPTEERSLVFGDMVLKNDLSAVRNDSPLLLAKNFMHRSSSTPCLSPTVKDLQQSDVDRPIEVLGFSDPFARVQDLINEIVKAIRIGVEPIPVHGGLGGAYYFKNCHGENVAIVKPTDEEPYAPNNPKGFVGKALGQPGLKRSVRVGETGFREVAAYLLDYDHFANVPSTVLVKVTHSIFNVNDEVKGNKHQPSKQVSKIASLQQFVSHDFDASDHGTSSFPVNAVHRIGILDIRILNTDRHAGNLLVRKLDRIERFDQVELVPIDHGLCLPESLEDPYFEWIHWPQASIPFSEDELEYIHHLDPFQDADMLRRELPMIREACLRVLVVCTIFLKEAAGFGLCLAEIGEMMSREFRGHDEEPSELELICMHARSLIGETEFVVKGDNEDIQFDIDGEELDWTLDVEGQPEMKSVSPVVSPVCRVGSGQTHLFKVEEGVEDSEGNEVTNYTTDEYTDFTQETVRKVSKVSMLLKRINVGEKSWRHESALQKNGYLAGTSSGNRCVNEQLPASTSFVTLADLTEKEWARYIENFHKLLSPAFGNRKSSKLSHRQRFGTSCQF comes from the coding sequence ATGCATCCTGGTCTGGACCTCTCAGTACATCGAGATATGACAGTTGTAAAAAGATGGCCTCATAATGGTGAGTATTATGGGAATAAGAGATTGGAAAGAAATCCTTCTGGAAGGAGGCGTGTATTTGTTCAGACTGAAACTGGCTTTGTTTTGGCTATAGAATTAGATAGGAGTGATAATGCTCGCACTGTTAAGAGGAAACTACAGGTTGCCCTTCATGTTCCAACAGAGGAAAGGTCATTGGTGTTTGGGGATATGGTGTTAAAAAATGATTTGAGTGCAGTTAGAAATGATTCTCCACTTCTTCTTGCGAAGAATTTTATGCATAGAAGCTCATCTACTCCATGTCTTTCACCTACGGTGAAAGATCTTCAGCAGAGTGATGTAGATCGTCCAATTGAGGTATTAGGATTTTCAGACCCTTTTGCCAGAGTACAAGATTTAATAAACGAAATTGTTAAGGCCATAAGGATTGGTGTGGAGCCTATTCCTGTTCACGGTGGCCTTGGAGGGGCATACTATTTCAAAAATTGCCATGGTGAAAATGTTGCCATTGTAAAGCCCACAGATGAGGAGCCATATGCTCCTAATAATCCGAAAGGTTTTGTTGGCAAAGCTCTAGGACAACCAGGCCTGAAACGCTCAGTGAGGGTAGGGGAGACAGGTTTTAGAGAAGTAGCAGCATATCTTCTTGACTATGATCACTTTGCTAATGTGCCCTCAACTGTTCTTGTGAAAGTCACACACTCAATTTTCAATGTTAATGACGAGGTGAAGGGAAATAAACATCAACCATCGAAGCAGGTTAGCAAGATTGCATCACTGCAGCAGTTTGTATCTCATGATTTTGATGCCAGTGATCATGGGACTTCAAGTTTTCCTGTTAATGCTGTGCATAGGATAGGAATATTAGATATACGAATACTGAACACCGACAGACATGCTGGAAACCTTTTGGTAAGGAAGCTTGATAGGATTGAAAGGTTTGATCAGGTGGAGCTTGTTCCAATTGATCATGGCCTTTGTCTTCCAGAGAGCTTGGAGGATCCGTATTTTGAGTGGATCCACTGGCCACAAGCatcaatccctttttctgagGATGAGCTTGAGTACATTCATCATCTTGACCCTTTTCAAGATGCTGATATGCTTCGTAGGGAGTTGCCAATGATTCGAGAGGCGTGCCTCAGGGTTTTAGTTGTTTGCACTATTTTTCTCAAGGAAGCAGCTGGCTTTGGCCTCTGTCTTGCTGAGATTGGGGAGATGATGAGTAGGGAGTTTCGAGGCCACGATGAGGAGCCAAGTGAGCTTGAGCTTATATGCATGCACGCAAGGAGTCTGATAGGGGAGACAGAATTCGTAGTGAAAGGAGACAATGAAGACATCCAGTTTGACATCGATGGCGAGGAATTAGATTGGACCTTAGATGTAGAAGGTCAGCCAGAAATGAAGTCTGTCAGCCCTGTTGTCAGTCCTGTATGCAGAGTTGGAAGCGGCCAAACTCACCTTTTCAAGGTGGAGGAAGGAGTTGAAGATAGTGAAGGGAATGAAGTAACTAACTATACCACAGATGAATATACTGATTTCACACAGGAGACAGTTCGGAAGGTTTCAAAGGTGTCGATGTTATTGAAAAGGATAAACGTCGGCGAGAAGAGTTGGCGACATGAGAGTGCATTGCAGAAAAATGGGTATTTGGCAGGTACATCATCTGGAAATAGGTGTGTGAATGAGCAGCTTCCTGCAAGCACAAGTTTTGTGACTCTGGCAGATTTAACTGAAAAGGAGTGGGCACGATACATAGAGAATTTCCACAAGTTACTTTCCCCGGCTTTTGGTAATCGGAAATCAAGTAAGCTTAGTCATAGGCAGAGATTTGGAACGTCATGCCAATTCTGA